In one window of Frigoriglobus tundricola DNA:
- a CDS encoding DUF1553 domain-containing protein: MLVRSAPHITLIAILLACPTSGRTADPEKPVDFDRDVQPIFAKHCASCHGAASAKSGLRLDRRADALAGGDSGKVIVPGKPADSLLIQLVSPDADRQMPPKGARLTAEEVATLRAWIDQGAKWPDDGSAVAAPADWWSFKPLTKAAVPVGTNPIDHFVRAKLKEKGLTPSPEADRRTLIRRLYFDLIGLPPTPEEVEAFVADKKPTAYEALVDRLLALPQYGERWARHWLDVVHFGETHGYDKDQPRPNAWPYRDYVIRAFNRDKPYGQFVAEQVAGDVLYPGSVDGVEALGFLAAGPWDFIGHVEVPESKIDGKVARHLDRDDFVANTIGTFMGLTVHCAQCHNHKFDPISQEDYYRLQAVFSAIDRTDKSYDADPKIAAQRTALEARKARATVRAAALEADARKKAGTELPPIEMQIAEATKPAGTPKPPEYGYHSALSSKQDEPKWVQVDLGQSVKLERVVIEPCHDEFNNIGAGFGFPVRFKIEVSDDPTFRTSAVIANETRTDFANPSTTPYTAKTNETSGRYVRVTATKLAPRQNDYILAIAELEAFDATGRNRARGQPVTALDSTEAPVRWRKSNLTDGLFPPGPKRTAAELAKLTDLRASLFRKALGETGVAELAALHAEVTATDSELAKLAGTRRTAYIGAVHTGGGAFSGTGPFGGKPRPIHVLPRGDVTKPAKEVAPGALVSVPGVNGNFHLPTGHTEGARRAALAKWLADANNPLTWRVMANRVWQYHFGRGLVDTPNDFGKMGQLPTHPEVLDCLAADLREHQSVKKLHKAIVMSATYRQVSTADGTNAKRDADNRYLWRQNRRKLEAEAVRDSILAVAGKLDLTPGGPSFRDFVVEKPEHSPHYQYHLHDPEDPASHRRAVYRFVVRSKQQPFMAALDCADPSLAVEKRNETLTPQQALALLNNALAVAMAKHFAARVEKLGTTDAERVTAAVRLALGRAPTVKERDALAAYAREFGLANACRVVLNLNEFVFVD; this comes from the coding sequence ATGCTCGTCCGCTCCGCTCCTCATATCACCCTGATCGCCATTCTTCTGGCCTGTCCTACATCGGGTCGCACCGCCGATCCCGAGAAGCCGGTAGACTTCGATCGGGATGTGCAGCCCATTTTCGCAAAACACTGCGCGTCGTGCCACGGAGCGGCAAGTGCGAAGAGCGGATTGCGCCTGGATCGGCGGGCCGATGCGCTCGCGGGCGGCGATTCCGGCAAAGTGATCGTCCCCGGCAAACCCGCCGATAGCCTGCTCATCCAGCTCGTCTCTCCCGACGCCGACCGGCAAATGCCGCCGAAAGGCGCTCGGCTGACCGCCGAAGAAGTCGCAACACTCCGCGCATGGATCGATCAAGGCGCAAAATGGCCGGACGACGGCTCCGCGGTCGCCGCCCCCGCCGACTGGTGGAGTTTCAAACCCTTAACCAAGGCGGCCGTTCCGGTCGGGACGAACCCGATCGACCATTTCGTCCGCGCGAAGCTCAAAGAGAAGGGTCTGACGCCATCGCCAGAGGCGGATCGGCGCACACTCATCCGGCGCCTGTACTTCGACCTGATCGGTCTGCCGCCGACGCCGGAAGAGGTCGAAGCGTTCGTCGCTGACAAGAAGCCGACCGCCTACGAAGCACTGGTGGACCGGTTGCTCGCGCTGCCGCAGTACGGAGAGCGCTGGGCGCGGCACTGGCTCGATGTCGTCCACTTCGGCGAGACGCACGGGTACGACAAGGACCAGCCGCGGCCGAACGCGTGGCCGTACCGCGACTACGTCATCCGCGCGTTCAACCGCGACAAGCCCTACGGGCAGTTCGTGGCGGAGCAGGTCGCGGGCGACGTGCTGTACCCCGGTTCGGTAGACGGAGTGGAAGCGCTCGGCTTCCTCGCCGCCGGTCCCTGGGACTTCATCGGCCACGTCGAAGTGCCCGAGTCGAAGATCGACGGCAAGGTGGCGCGGCACCTGGACCGCGACGACTTCGTGGCGAACACGATCGGCACGTTCATGGGCCTGACGGTCCACTGCGCCCAGTGCCACAACCATAAATTCGATCCGATCTCCCAGGAAGACTACTACCGACTCCAGGCAGTGTTCAGCGCCATCGACCGGACCGACAAGAGTTACGACGCGGACCCCAAAATCGCCGCCCAACGGACCGCACTGGAAGCTCGCAAAGCCCGTGCAACAGTGCGGGCCGCGGCGCTCGAAGCGGACGCGCGAAAGAAGGCCGGGACCGAGCTGCCGCCGATCGAAATGCAGATCGCCGAAGCAACGAAGCCCGCCGGCACTCCGAAGCCGCCCGAATACGGATACCACTCAGCGCTGTCCTCCAAGCAGGACGAGCCGAAGTGGGTCCAGGTCGATCTCGGTCAGAGCGTGAAGCTCGAACGTGTTGTGATCGAGCCGTGTCACGACGAGTTCAACAACATCGGGGCCGGGTTCGGGTTCCCGGTGCGGTTCAAAATCGAGGTGAGCGACGACCCGACGTTCCGAACGAGTGCGGTCATCGCCAACGAAACGCGAACCGATTTCGCGAACCCGAGCACCACTCCGTACACCGCCAAAACCAACGAAACGAGCGGGCGCTACGTGCGAGTGACGGCGACGAAGCTCGCCCCCCGCCAGAACGACTACATCCTCGCGATCGCCGAACTCGAAGCGTTCGACGCAACCGGTCGGAACCGCGCGCGGGGTCAGCCGGTCACGGCGCTCGATAGCACCGAGGCGCCGGTGCGGTGGCGGAAATCGAACCTGACCGACGGCCTGTTCCCGCCCGGCCCGAAGCGGACCGCGGCGGAACTGGCGAAGCTCACGGACCTGCGCGCGTCGCTCTTTCGGAAGGCACTCGGCGAGACGGGCGTGGCGGAACTCGCCGCACTTCACGCCGAAGTAACGGCGACCGACTCGGAACTGGCGAAACTGGCCGGCACGCGCCGCACCGCGTACATCGGGGCCGTTCACACAGGCGGCGGGGCGTTCTCCGGAACGGGGCCGTTCGGCGGAAAACCCCGGCCGATCCATGTCCTCCCGCGTGGCGACGTCACGAAGCCGGCCAAGGAGGTCGCCCCCGGTGCGCTCGTGTCCGTTCCGGGCGTGAACGGGAACTTCCACCTGCCGACCGGCCACACAGAAGGCGCGCGTCGGGCCGCGCTCGCGAAGTGGCTCGCGGACGCGAACAATCCGCTCACATGGCGGGTGATGGCCAACCGCGTCTGGCAGTACCACTTCGGCCGCGGACTCGTGGACACCCCGAACGACTTCGGCAAAATGGGCCAGCTCCCCACCCACCCCGAGGTACTTGATTGCCTCGCGGCCGACTTGCGCGAGCACCAGTCCGTCAAGAAGCTGCACAAGGCCATCGTGATGAGTGCCACCTACCGGCAGGTCTCTACGGCTGATGGCACCAACGCGAAACGGGACGCGGACAACCGCTACCTCTGGCGCCAGAACCGGCGCAAGCTCGAAGCCGAGGCGGTGCGGGATTCGATCCTCGCGGTCGCGGGGAAACTCGATCTCACCCCCGGCGGACCGAGCTTCCGCGACTTCGTGGTGGAGAAGCCGGAACACTCCCCGCACTACCAGTACCACCTCCACGACCCGGAAGACCCCGCGTCGCACCGGCGCGCCGTGTACCGGTTCGTGGTGCGCTCGAAGCAACAGCCGTTCATGGCCGCGCTCGATTGCGCCGACCCGTCGCTCGCGGTCGAGAAGCGGAACGAAACGCTCACGCCGCAGCAGGCCCTTGCGCTCCTGAACAACGCGCTCGCGGTTGCGATGGCGAAGCACTTCGCGG
- a CDS encoding S9 family peptidase codes for MTGHRALGAIVLIVLAPFVTAQERVTGANYPLAQKFNKDFVAQHVREAAVTPQWIGKTDNFWYSLRTATGTRYWHVDPVKKEKVPLFDHVALAAALSEASKKPLDSDTLRLDRVVVAPDGKTLTFVFGETQYEYDLGANKIKVLGKAPSNGPLTPEAIERMRGQLGDERVNEMLRRLRDGETEKKDDTMGTGGTSEPAPKAPAGPAYKNYSPDKKKYAYLYKHNLYLGEEGQPEDKAAPLTTDGSEEYAFSGGAGGGFGGGKGGDTGAMGAPPSAERKTRPNVTWSADSKAFFATRGDSRGVKDLFLVDSISTPRPKLEQYKYAMPAEEAVRKTELYYCDAEKKALTKIAPKWKDERYSDIRWGKAPGELRFIRRDRLRRNLEVCAFDVSAGTCKCIFGEGFDSAYLDLQAPRYVDETDELIWWSERTGWGHFYRYGRDGTFKNALTSGAWRASRIVDVDTKAGVVYLTGNGREEDENVYYTHLYRVKLDGTELTCLDPSVFPFGKDLPGGLNQTSSLSPSKKFVVTTSTRTDYAPFATLRDETGKVLMFLELTDLDALKKTGWQAPETFVVKAADGTTDLYGNMWKPFDFDPKKKYPIIAHVYPGPQTEGVVYRFSAHSGNMQLAQLGFIVIQVGHRGGSPERSKAYHSFGYFNLRDYGLVDKKAAIEALAARHSYIDLERVGIYGHSGGGFMSAAAVLQKPYNEFFKAAVASAGNHDNNIYNDNWSETYHGLKEVPIGSEKKEAATTSTDTGTGTGKGGGRKKGPPEAEIEAELMDLLDAFGPEDQRSADELEAQIVALKKKLAQLKQAEATKRQVEVAPPPRPAGTPPAALPPLPLTRFEIHVPTNAELAANLKGHLLLVHGEIDNNVHPANTMRLTDALIKANKRFDMLIIPGARHAFGPAQPYFTQRMWDFFAEHLLHDRQTGADINDKDVKRKN; via the coding sequence ATGACCGGGCACCGCGCGCTCGGCGCGATCGTTCTGATCGTGCTCGCCCCGTTCGTCACCGCACAGGAACGGGTCACCGGGGCGAACTATCCGTTGGCCCAGAAGTTCAATAAGGACTTCGTCGCCCAGCACGTTCGCGAGGCGGCGGTTACGCCGCAGTGGATCGGCAAAACGGACAACTTCTGGTACTCGCTCCGCACCGCCACCGGCACCCGGTACTGGCACGTTGATCCGGTGAAGAAGGAGAAGGTGCCGCTGTTCGATCACGTCGCCCTGGCCGCGGCTCTCTCCGAAGCGTCGAAAAAGCCCCTCGACTCGGATACGCTCCGACTGGACCGCGTGGTGGTCGCCCCGGACGGCAAGACACTCACCTTCGTGTTCGGCGAGACCCAGTACGAATACGACCTGGGCGCGAACAAAATCAAGGTCCTCGGTAAGGCCCCGTCGAACGGCCCGCTCACGCCCGAAGCCATCGAGCGTATGCGGGGCCAGCTCGGGGACGAGCGCGTCAACGAGATGTTGCGCCGGCTCCGCGACGGCGAGACCGAGAAGAAAGACGACACGATGGGCACCGGCGGAACGAGCGAGCCCGCGCCCAAGGCCCCGGCCGGGCCGGCGTACAAGAACTATTCTCCGGACAAGAAAAAGTATGCTTACTTGTACAAGCACAACCTCTACCTCGGTGAAGAGGGGCAACCGGAAGACAAAGCCGCGCCGCTCACGACCGACGGGAGCGAGGAGTACGCGTTCAGCGGCGGGGCCGGGGGCGGGTTCGGGGGCGGGAAGGGGGGGGACACCGGTGCAATGGGGGCGCCGCCCTCAGCCGAGCGCAAGACGCGGCCGAACGTCACCTGGTCGGCGGATTCCAAAGCGTTTTTCGCGACCCGCGGCGACAGTCGGGGCGTGAAAGACCTGTTCCTGGTGGACTCGATTTCGACGCCGCGGCCGAAGCTCGAACAGTACAAGTACGCGATGCCCGCCGAGGAGGCGGTCCGCAAGACGGAACTGTATTACTGCGACGCGGAGAAGAAGGCCCTCACGAAGATCGCCCCGAAGTGGAAGGACGAGCGGTACTCCGACATCCGCTGGGGCAAGGCACCGGGGGAGCTGCGGTTCATCCGGCGCGACCGGCTCCGGCGCAACCTCGAAGTGTGCGCGTTCGACGTGTCCGCCGGCACCTGCAAGTGCATCTTCGGCGAAGGCTTCGACTCGGCGTACCTCGACCTTCAGGCGCCGCGGTACGTCGACGAGACCGACGAACTGATCTGGTGGTCGGAACGGACGGGCTGGGGCCACTTCTACCGCTACGGCCGCGACGGCACGTTCAAAAATGCCCTCACCAGCGGCGCGTGGCGCGCCAGCCGGATCGTCGATGTGGACACGAAGGCCGGAGTCGTTTACCTCACCGGCAACGGCCGCGAGGAGGACGAGAACGTCTACTACACCCACCTCTACCGCGTGAAACTCGACGGCACGGAACTGACCTGCCTGGATCCCAGCGTGTTCCCCTTCGGAAAGGATCTGCCGGGGGGACTCAATCAAACGTCGTCGCTCTCGCCATCGAAAAAGTTCGTCGTCACTACTAGCACGCGGACCGATTACGCGCCCTTCGCGACCCTCCGCGACGAGACCGGCAAAGTCCTCATGTTTCTGGAACTCACCGACCTCGACGCGCTGAAGAAGACCGGGTGGCAGGCGCCCGAAACCTTCGTGGTGAAGGCCGCGGACGGGACGACCGATCTCTACGGGAACATGTGGAAGCCGTTCGACTTCGATCCGAAGAAGAAGTACCCGATCATCGCCCACGTGTACCCCGGTCCGCAGACCGAGGGCGTGGTGTACCGGTTCTCGGCACACAGCGGCAACATGCAACTGGCCCAGCTCGGGTTCATCGTGATCCAGGTCGGGCACCGCGGCGGCAGCCCGGAGCGGTCGAAAGCGTACCACTCCTTCGGGTACTTCAACCTGCGCGACTACGGCCTCGTGGACAAGAAGGCCGCGATCGAGGCGCTAGCCGCCCGGCACTCCTACATCGACCTCGAGCGTGTCGGCATTTACGGGCACTCGGGCGGCGGGTTCATGTCGGCCGCGGCCGTCCTCCAGAAGCCGTACAACGAATTCTTCAAAGCCGCCGTGGCGAGCGCCGGCAACCACGACAACAACATTTACAACGACAACTGGTCCGAAACCTACCACGGCCTGAAGGAAGTTCCGATCGGCTCCGAGAAGAAGGAGGCCGCCACAACTTCCACGGACACCGGTACCGGAACAGGTAAAGGCGGCGGTCGGAAGAAGGGGCCGCCGGAGGCCGAGATCGAGGCCGAGCTGATGGACCTGTTGGACGCGTTCGGTCCCGAGGATCAGCGGTCGGCGGACGAACTCGAAGCGCAGATCGTGGCGCTGAAGAAGAAGTTGGCGCAGTTGAAGCAGGCCGAGGCCACGAAACGCCAGGTGGAAGTCGCGCCACCCCCGCGTCCGGCGGGCACGCCACCCGCCGCGCTGCCGCCGCTTCCGCTGACCCGATTTGAGATCCATGTGCCGACGAACGCCGAACTGGCCGCGAACCTGAAGGGGCACCTGCTCCTCGTCCACGGCGAGATCGACAACAACGTTCACCCGGCCAACACCATGCGTCTCACGGACGCTCTCATCAAAGCGAACAAGCGGTTCGACATGCTCATCATACCCGGCGCGCGGCACGCGTTCGGCCCGGCCCAGCCGTACTTCACGCAGCGCATGTGGGACTTCTTCGCCGAACACCTGCTCCACGACCGGCAGACCGGGGCCGACATCAACGACAAGGACGTGAAGCGGAAGAATTAG
- a CDS encoding redoxin domain-containing protein, which yields MKRKLTFVVVLLLSGVVLARSSGGGDEKTKPVPAPEFTGVTEWINTKPLTMADQKGKVLVVHFWTNGCVNCVNNYPRYRAWQDKYKGDKGLVMIGVHTPEFKAEKDVDRIKDRMAKHKLSFAVAVDNDSANWKAWGNRYWPCVYLVDKTGHVRHYWEGELGDDGYKAMTRTIDALLAEQPAKEK from the coding sequence GTGAAACGCAAACTGACATTCGTGGTGGTTCTGCTGTTGTCGGGAGTCGTGCTCGCGAGATCGTCCGGGGGTGGCGACGAGAAAACGAAGCCCGTCCCGGCCCCCGAGTTCACCGGGGTGACCGAGTGGATCAACACCAAGCCGCTGACGATGGCGGATCAGAAAGGGAAGGTGCTTGTCGTTCACTTCTGGACGAACGGGTGCGTGAACTGCGTCAACAATTACCCCCGCTACCGCGCGTGGCAGGACAAGTACAAGGGCGACAAGGGGCTGGTAATGATCGGCGTTCACACGCCCGAATTCAAAGCCGAAAAAGACGTGGACCGGATCAAGGACCGGATGGCGAAGCACAAGTTGAGCTTCGCCGTCGCTGTGGACAACGACTCCGCGAACTGGAAGGCGTGGGGCAACCGGTACTGGCCGTGCGTGTATCTCGTGGACAAGACCGGACACGTCCGCCATTACTGGGAGGGCGAACTGGGCGACGACGGGTACAAGGCCATGACCCGCACGATCGACGCACTGTTGGCCGAACAGCCGGCGAAAGAGAAGTAA
- a CDS encoding alpha/beta hydrolase-fold protein gives MLYRTFAAVVLFGLGLGWFAEPARLSSAQPQAKPSGLKFEVKIAADQVGRNPESGRVLVAIGPKNGEPNFTNYHPPVLPVLGTDADAFTADKTVTLDAASDVFPAGGLEKLPAGEYTVRAVFATNRDINLPSAPGNRSSKTMKVKLDPAAGTTVTLTLEQGLGQDAQVPKETATHKYLSLPSKLLSDFHGRPMAYRVGVVLPPDFQKEPARKYGLLVHIGGFGSRYTHAAGIGADPRFVQILVDGAGPWGDPYHVDSANNGPYGQALTTEVIPHIERTYRCLGTAQSRFTTGGSTGGWVSLALQVFYPEFFNGCWSQCPDSVTFERFELIDIYRDANAYVNSFGVDRPGTRTVDGDTISSVRHECQLERVLGRGGNWHLSGRDWASWNATYGPKGKDGLPVPLWDGRTGAIDRSVVEHWKKYDLKLHLEKNWATLGPKLAGGKVNVWVGDADDYFLNAAVRRFKDSTDRLKSPKFDGTIIIEARKGHSSGGWTRKEMLDAMEKRMK, from the coding sequence ATGCTCTACCGCACGTTCGCGGCCGTCGTCTTGTTTGGTCTCGGGCTGGGCTGGTTTGCCGAACCGGCTCGGTTGAGTTCCGCGCAGCCGCAGGCCAAGCCCAGCGGGCTCAAATTCGAGGTGAAGATCGCCGCCGATCAGGTCGGTCGGAATCCCGAATCCGGGCGGGTTCTCGTCGCCATCGGGCCGAAGAACGGTGAACCGAACTTCACGAACTACCACCCGCCCGTGCTGCCCGTTCTCGGGACCGACGCCGACGCGTTCACCGCCGACAAGACCGTCACGCTCGACGCGGCTTCAGACGTGTTTCCGGCGGGCGGCCTGGAGAAACTGCCGGCCGGCGAGTACACCGTGCGCGCGGTGTTCGCCACCAACCGCGACATCAACCTGCCGTCGGCACCGGGCAACCGGTCCAGCAAGACGATGAAGGTGAAGCTCGATCCCGCCGCGGGCACAACCGTGACCCTCACTCTCGAGCAGGGACTCGGCCAGGACGCACAGGTTCCCAAGGAGACGGCAACGCACAAGTACCTCAGCCTGCCGTCGAAGTTGCTTTCGGATTTCCACGGTCGGCCGATGGCATACCGGGTCGGGGTCGTGTTACCGCCGGACTTCCAGAAGGAACCGGCCAGGAAGTACGGGTTGCTCGTCCACATCGGCGGGTTCGGCTCACGGTACACGCACGCGGCCGGCATCGGCGCCGACCCGCGGTTCGTGCAGATCCTGGTGGACGGGGCCGGACCGTGGGGCGACCCGTACCACGTGGATTCGGCCAATAACGGTCCCTACGGGCAGGCACTGACGACCGAAGTGATTCCGCACATCGAGCGGACCTACCGGTGCCTCGGCACAGCGCAGAGCCGGTTCACCACCGGCGGGAGTACGGGCGGGTGGGTGTCGCTGGCGCTCCAGGTCTTCTACCCCGAGTTCTTCAACGGGTGCTGGTCGCAGTGCCCGGACTCGGTGACGTTCGAGCGGTTCGAACTGATCGACATCTACCGCGACGCCAACGCTTACGTGAACAGCTTCGGCGTGGACCGACCGGGCACCCGCACCGTGGACGGGGACACCATCTCCAGCGTGCGGCACGAGTGCCAACTGGAGCGCGTGTTGGGCCGCGGGGGGAACTGGCACCTGAGCGGGCGCGACTGGGCGAGCTGGAACGCGACCTACGGACCCAAAGGGAAGGACGGGCTCCCGGTCCCGCTGTGGGACGGTCGGACGGGCGCGATCGACCGCAGCGTGGTGGAACACTGGAAGAAGTATGATCTGAAACTGCACCTGGAAAAGAACTGGGCCACCCTGGGACCGAAACTCGCTGGCGGAAAGGTGAACGTGTGGGTGGGCGACGCGGACGACTACTTCCTGAACGCCGCCGTCCGCCGGTTCAAGGACTCGACGGACCGACTCAAGAGCCCGAAGTTCGACGGCACGATCATCATCGAGGCCCGCAAGGGTCACAGTTCGGGAGGCTGGACCCGGAAGGAGATGCTCGACGCTATGGAGAAGAGGATGAAGTAA